AAGGCCGCCTGGGCCGGGGTCCGCTTGTCCAGGCCGCGCCGCTTCTCCTCCTCGTTCTTCTTGCTCGTTCCCATCGCTTCTAGAAGTTTCGCCTTGTCTTTGTCCTTCTTTTTGTTCTTCCTGGGAGGGGAGGCGAGAAGGGGGAAGGGGGTTGAGAGGAAGTCAGAGGACGAGAGCCCGGGTCCCGGGAGAGGGTGTaaggggccagggctggggggccCGCGGCCTCACCGTTTGGTCACGCCGAGCTCCGCCACGCCTTTCAGCTTCAGTGGTCCCTTCTGGACCTGCTCGTAGGCCGCCATGACGCCCTACAGCCCTTCTCCAGGCCAACTGCCACACTTCCTGTTTGTCAACGCCATTTCCGCCCCAGTGCCCGCCTCACTTCTTCCTGATTGGCCGAGCCAGGAGGGGCGCGCACCTCCCTGTCGTCAGGACGTGTGCCACACTTCCGGGTTGCGGGCCGGGCGGAGAGGCGGGCGCTGAGGAGTCCTGTGAGGCCCGTTCCCTGCCACACTTCCGCTTTGACGCCCACTTCCGGCTTCTCGGCCCTAAGGTGCCATCCCTACCCAGACCTGTAAAGCCAATTTGGGGGAAATCTATTATCCTAGAACCCagcgcctttttttttttttttccccagtgtttTCCGTGCAATTGGATGacttattctctctctttttttgaattagagaagttgtaggtttactgaaaaatcatgcagaagataGAGTTCCATGTAACACCCCACCCCTATTAATTAA
Above is a window of Choloepus didactylus isolate mChoDid1 chromosome 25, mChoDid1.pri, whole genome shotgun sequence DNA encoding:
- the FAM32A gene encoding protein FAM32A isoform X2, which produces MAAYEQVQKGPLKLKGVAELGVTKRKNKKKDKDKAKLLEAMGTSKKNEEEKRRGLDKRTPAQAAFEKMQEKRQMERILKKASKTHKQRVETLPPNGAP
- the FAM32A gene encoding protein FAM32A isoform X1, with protein sequence MAAYEQVQKGPLKLKGVAELGVTKRKNKKKDKDKAKLLEAMGTSKKNEEEKRRGLDKRTPAQAAFEKMQEKRQMERILKKASKTHKQRVEDFNRHLDTLTEHYDIPKVSWTK